AGAACTTTGGCTTTCAACATCCTCTTTCCTGAATGTGAACCGCAAATCCCCTGATGTAACTCTTGCCTAACGTACTTTGCTTCTTCATCGGATAAACACTTTAGCAACGGGGTAGTGTAACCGCGCCGGTATAAGTCGTCACCCACTAACATGTAACGGGCGATTCGTTTAGAATCAAGTATATTTAGCCATTCTCCCTGTTCTTGATGGATCATTAGTTGTATTATATCCTGTCGCCAATCGGTTCGTGGTGCAGTCACGTTAGCGGCGCATGCTTCCTACAAAGGCTTATGTAGTGTAGTTTTGATCACTGAAGATAGTTGAGATTTTTCTCGAGAATGAGTTAACTTTGACAACAGATCTGCCCGGGAATTTTGTGATCGGGGTATGTGGGTCACCGAGAAACTGGTGAATGATTTGATCAAATCATTGACCTTGTGATAATAACGCAGCAAATGATCGTCCTTGACATGAAAAGTTCCGTTAAGCTGTCCCACGACTAGCTGAGAGTCCATTCTGCACTCCAGATGATTGACTTCCAACTCTTTAGCCAATAATAAACCGCTAATGAGAGCTTTATATTTTGTCTGGTTATTGCTGAGCTGGAAGTTAAAGCTAACCGCCTGTTCGATTAGTAGGTCGCCCGGCCCTTCTAACACAATGTCGGCGCCTCCTCCTCTTTTGTCAGAGGACCCATCTACATTAAGATGCCAAATGTTGGGTTCCTCCGGATGGTACGCTTCTGCGATAAAGTCAGCTAAGTGCTGACCTTTAACAGAACCTTGAGGTTCATATTGTAAACCGAACTCAGATAGCTCGATCGCCCAGGCCACAATCCTTCCGGCCAAGTCAGGCTTTCGAAGGATCTTGGCGATCGGATGATTCGTCCGGACGACAACCTGATGACTTTGAAAATACGGCTGGAGACGTTGCGCTACTGTGAGCAAGGCGAGCGCCACTTGCTCTACAtgagaatatttttcttctgGTCCCTGCAGGGTTcgaatgataaaatatatcagCTTAAAATCAGGATGTTCCTGGATGAGAGCTACGCTTATCGAATGGCTGGATGCGGCTAAATAGAGTTGTAAATCGAACCCCTCAGTTGGACGGGCCATGATAGGTGGACTGGTCAGAATAGGCCTGATGTGATCAGAGGTACgtcttttttcatattcttcagaATAGGCCTGATGTGATCAGAGAGCCTGGGTATGAATCGTGATAGAGCTGTAAGACGTCCGACTAAGCATTGGACATCTTTTAACTTAGTAGGACTTTTCATCTCCAATATTGCCCTACACTTGTCTGGATTCGCCTCTATTCCTCGATGGGTTAGCATGAAACCCAAGAATTTTCCGGCGGACACCCCGAAAGTGCATTTGTTAGGATTTAGACGCATGTTGTAATGCCTGAgttgttgaaaaacttcttcTAAATCTTTAAGATGTTGTTGATGTGTGTAGCTTCGTATTACCATATCGTCGACGTATACTTCCATACAACGACCTATCTGATTATGGAAGACTTTATCCATTAGGCGTTGATAAGTGGCGCCCGCATTTTTTAGTCCGAACGGCATGACATCAAAGCAGTAATTTGCCTGCTCTGTAATAAAAGTTGTCTTTTCTCTGTCTGGGGCATGCATCGGGATCTGATTATACCTCGAGTAGGCATCCAGGAAACTGAGAACAGTGTGCCCGGACGCTCCATCTACCAGACGGTGGATATTGGGAAGAGGATAAGAATCCTTGGGGCATGCTTTATTGAGGTCCGTGAAGTCCACACACATCCTCCATTGTCCGTTCGCCTTTTTTACCATGACTACATTAGATAACCATGTAGTATAGGTTAATTCTCGTATGAACCCCGCCTTGAGGAGTTTGTCAACCTCATTTCGAATGGCCGACCGCTTTTCATCACCGAACCTTCGTTTCTTTTGAGATACCGGTCGGGCTTCTTGGAATATGGACAATTTGTGTGAGATGACGCTAGGATGGATTCCGGGCATATCTGACGCGCTCCAGGCGAAGAAATCGTTGTTATCCTTTAATAGCTCCTTCAATGCATTTTCTTCAGATAGCTGAAGGTTATCTCCGATTGAAGTAGTTTGTTGTTCGTTTTTACCCACCATGAAAGGCTTTATCTCACCTTCAGGTTGTATACGTTCGTCTGTATTGGTTCTGGGATCAAGATCAACCATGATTGTTTCAGTACGGTTCTCATTTTTTGTAAGGCGTGATCTTTAGACCAGCTACGTAGCATTGGCGAGCGGTTTTCTGATCTGCCCAGACGGTGCATATATTTCCCTTGTCCGTAGGAAATTTCATTGCCAAATGTGGGGTAGACACGATTACCCCAAAAACATTTAGGCAAGGGCGTCCTAGAAGGGCATTATAGGACGTGTTTGCTTCTACTAGCAAGAAACGAACTCTGAGCTCTTTACCATCATCATCGGACCCTAGGTGGGTTCGTAAGTCGATGTACCCCCGGGTGTCTACTCTTTCTCCAACAAAACCAACAATTTGCTCGTTAAACGGAGCAATCATATCTTCTGAGATTTCCATTCTTCGAAAGGTTGTCCAGTATAATATATTGACTGAACTACCCTGATCGACGAGGACTTTACTCACATCGTATTGTGCAATGCGGGCGGTGATGACCATGGGGTCGTCTTGATCAGGATCTGGTGCGTGAAAATCTCTGTTTGTGAATGTTATGTCCGGCATTGACGCCGGATTGCGTATTACTGAGTGTACACTGCGCAGACTTCTCAAATGTCTCTTTCGGGTTGAGGATGAAGCACCTCCTCCAGCAAAACCGCTTGAGATGGTATCAATCCTGCCTTTAACTATAGGTTCCCGCTCTCTGGGTCGACTACGGGATTTGTGACTCGGGGGACTACGAGAATGGTCGCGTGAGTGATTACCTTTTCGTTTGGCATGTTCCGGGTTTTTTCGTGTCTTTCTGGGAGAGTGTCCCGCGCGGCCGGAATCTTCCTTTACAAACTCCCGAAGATGTCCGGCACGAATTAGCTTCTCTATTTCGTCCTTGAGAGTTTGGCAGCCTTCAGTAGTGTGTCCCCCCGAATTATGGAATCGGCATATCTGTGTTGCATCCACATTTTTTGgtggaaattttcttctttggaaGATGAGGTTCGATTGTAGAGCTCTTTCCAACACCTTTTCTCTGGGGGCGGTAAGATGTGCATAGCGGTCGTATCTAGGGTTTACATTCACCATTGGTTTCTGCTCCCGGGCGTTCTCATCTCTCTACTTGCCCTCTTTTTTGTTAACACTTACTGGATGCTCCTCGTGTTGTTGCTTCCGGAAAATCCTTTGATCTTCCATTTTAATGAATTTGGCCATCTTTTGATGCAGCTCCTCCAACGTATTGGGTAATTCGGCATATAAACTTTCAGAGACGAATCCTGCTTTAAGGCAGTTGTGCAGACTGCTGATGATGAATTCAGAACTGGCTCCTTTTATTTTGCGGGCGGCGTGGTTGTATCGGTGCATGAAAGCTCTGAGAGTTTCGTCTTTTCCTTGCCTGAGATTGACTAGCTCGGCAGCAGTAACCTCCTCATATCGGTCGGTGGAATATTGctttttgaacatgtttgtcAGCGTGCGGAAACTATCCACCGAATTGGGTGGAAGGGTATAATACCATTCTAGGGCTTCTCCCCTCAATGACAGGGAGAACGCCCGGCATTTTACTGGGTCACTTTGAGTGTAGAAGGCCATTGAATCAATGAAGTTCCGCAAATGATGTTCTGGATTTGTCGTGCCGTCGAATTTCTACACCTGAGGTGGAGGCCGTTCAGGCATAGGGGCCTGCATGATGGCATCAGTGAACGGCAAGAAGTCTGGGGACCGGGGGGAGGAGGTGGATTATGATTCTGACTGTCTTCAGATGTCTCCTGGtcgttttgtttttctttgctacGTTCGGCATCATCCGTCTTCTTCTGTTTTAATTCTTGTTGTAAAGTTGCAATAGTTCGGGCTTGCTCTTCTAACTGCGCCTGCAGTTCTCTTATCATCTGAATTGGATCTGGATTCTCCATGcctcttgtggtcaccattgggagtCTTATCCTTTCGAgtcccacggtgggcgccaaaatgtttcggtatgaATATTTTGGGGATCGAATGGactaacctggatgacgtggcGCTCCCGCTGTCTTCCAATCTTCAACCGTCCGGAATCTCCAAGCTTCGAccgggggggaggtacctgcaatggcactctgACGCCCAAGTCAGGGTAAGTGGTGAAGAGCCTTGAAAGCAAGGCTGAAGGTTCTCAATATGAGAATGCAGAGTGAAGTCACTCAAGAATACTGTAAAGCAAAGTGGTGTATGAGAGAGCGTACCTGATTTGTGAATCTAGCCCTGTATATATANNNNNNNNNNNNNNNNNNNNNNNNNNNNNNNNNNNNNNNNNNNNNNNNNNNNNNNNNNNNNNNNNNNNNNNNNNNNNNNNNNNNNNNNNNNNNNNNNNNNNNNNNNNNNNNNNNNNNNNNNNNNNNNNNNNNNNNTTCTCATGATGGACCATTGGCCCAATAATGGAAGCGATAATGACCTATCATTAATATGATTGAGGCCCATTAATCATCTTGGACCGTTCGGCTACAAATTGCAACTGTTCGACCCAAATAGCATATCATacatatattatactaaaaaaatttattcaattttattaaaaaagtacaGTATACTAttttttgatttagtttttaaaagttgaattcattaataatttcaattcaattaattgtAAAAACTTGTAtgtacttttttcatttttctaattcTCTTCAACTGCTTTTCTtaccaacaaaataatatttaataataaaatattaataaaagaaactgtttacataaaaaaataataattaattttttcagacaaaatttttatcacaaaatttataattttttatcgatataaataagaaaacatatatatatatatatatatatatatatatatatatttatttatattatgttaatgtatgacgttattttttatatttttttattaataaaataaaataaaataaataaaaaataaaataatttttaataataaaagaaatataaataaaatagaaaataataatatcaaataattaaaaaatcaatttattagacacttatgaataaaataagataaatattaaaattaatttcaattaaaaagaatatgtattgttatactatttattttaaaaattagtataattcagtttaaaattaatatagttagtagttcagttcagtttatattgtaatttagtacaatttagtacaattcaatttgataaaaacaaaaaacaattcagtttatctgaactgttttacagttcagtttaaataaattagtttttagttcaataACGTTTTACAAGAGAATTATTATTCATGTCAAGACTTTCAATAGAAGGTATTGTACGATATGCTATTTGGGCCGAACGGTTACTACTAGTAACCGAACGGTCCAAATGGTTAATGGGCCTCAATTGTATTAATGATGGgtcattattgtttttattattggaCCGATGGTCCATCATGAGGATATAATCCATCGCAATTATATCCTAAGTATCAGATAAGATCAAATAAGATCTGAACAACCGGATATTCAGGTAtagctgtttatattatattctgtttatatttgataataatctatatatacagggcTGGAATCACAAACCAGGTACGCTCTCTCTTACGCTATCTTACTCTACAATACACTTGCGATTCTTCACCTAATTCATTCTGAATTAGCTGAGTGATTTCACTCTACATTCTCATACTGAGAATTGATAGCCTTGCACTCAAGGCTCTTCACTACTAGACCCTAACTTGGGCATcagagtgccattgcaggtacctcccccctccggTCAAAGCTTGGAGATTTCCGGACGGTTGAAGATTGAAGGAGAGCGGACGTCTAATTCACGAGAGAAGGTGCACCAATCTACTTAATCAAGCAGCAGAAGGCGGGAGTGCCACATCACCCAGGTCAGTTCTTTCGGTCCCAGAAATtcataccgaaacattttggcgccctcCGTGGGGCCCGAAAGTCAAGactcccaatggtgaccacacgAGGCATGGAAAATCCGGATCCGATCCAGATGATAAGAGAACTACAAACGCAGCTAGAGGAGCAAGCTCGAACTATTGCAACTTTACAGCAAGAGTTACAACAGAAGAAGACTGATGATGCCGAACGCAGTAGAGAAAAACAACGACCGGGAGACATCAGAAGACAGTCAAAAATCATAATCCGCCTCCTCCCCCTGCTCCCCGGACCTCTTGCCGTTCACTGATGCCATCATGCGGTCCCTTATGCCCGACCAGCCTCCGCCTCAGGTTGAAAAATTTGATGGCACGACGAATCCAGATCATCATTTGCGGAACTTCATTGATTTTATGGATTTTTACACTCAAAGTGACCCGGTAAAATGTTGGGCTTTCTCCCTGCCACTGAGAGGTGAAGCCCTAGAGTGGTATTACACCCTTCCACCCAATTCGGTGGATAATTTTCGCACACTGATGGGCATGTTCAAAAAACAATACTCCACCAACCGATACGAGGAAGTTACGGCGGCCGAGCTAGTCAATCTCAGACAGGGGAAAGACGAAACTCTAAGAGCCTTCATGCATCGATACAATCACGCCGCTCGGAGGATAAAAGGTGACAGTCCCGAGTTCATCATTAGTAGTCTGCCCAATTGCCTAAAAGCGGGATTCGTCTCAAAAAGCTTATACGCCGAGTTACCCAGTACGTTGGACGAATTGCAGCAAAAAATGGCCAAATTTATTAAGATGGAAGACCAGAGGATCTTTCGAAAACAACAACACGAGGAGCACCCGGTGAATGGTAACAAGAAGGAGGGGAAACGTCGTGTGGATAACGCCCGGGATCAGAAACCCCCAGCAAATCTAAACACAAGGTACGATCGTTATGCGCACCTCACTGTCCCTAGAGAAAAGGTACTGGAGAGGGCTTTGCAGTCCAACCTGatctttcaaagaagaaaatttccacCTAAGAACGTGGACTTGTCGCAGATATGCCGATTCCATAATTCAGGGGGACATACCACTGAAGGCTGTCAAACCCTTAAAGACGAATTAGAGAAGTTGATCCGTGCCGGACACCTCCGGGAATTCGTGAAAGAGGAATCTGCCCGTGCAGGACACTCCCCCAGAAAGACACGAAGAAGCCCAGAACATGCAAAGCAGAAGGGTAACCACTCACGCGACCGTTCTCGTAGTCCCCCAAGACACAGATCCCGTAGTTGACCTAGGGAGCGGGATCTCACAATAAAAGGAAGGATTGATACTATTTCGGGCGGTTTTGCTGGAGGAGGTGCTTCATCATCAGCTCGAAAGAGACATCTGAGAAGTCTGCACAACGTTCACTCAGTGGTACGCAATCCAGTGTCAATGCCTGATATAACCTTCACGGACAGGGATTTTCATGCACCAAACCTGACCAAGACGATCTCATGGTAATCACAGCCCGCATTGCACAGTATGATGTGGGCAAGGTCCTTGTAGATCAAGGTAGTTCAGTCAATATACTATACTGGACAACCTTCCGAAGGATGGAAATTGCAGAAGACGTAATTGCTCCGTTTAACGAGCAAATTGTTGGCTTCGCTGGAGAAAGAGTAGACACCCGGGGGTATCTCGACTTGCGAACCCGCCTAGGGTCAGATGATGATGGTAAGGAGCTCCGAGTTCGTTTCTTGCTGATGGAGGCAAACACATCCTATAATGCCCTCCTCGGACGTCCTTGCCTAAATGCCTTTGGGGCGATCATCTCTACCCCATATTTGGCAATGAAATTTCCTACAGATAGAGGAAATATATGCACCGTTCAGGCATGTCAGAAAACCGCCCGTCAATGCTATGTAGCCGGTCTAAAGGTTACACCTTACAGAAGAGAAAACCGTACTGAAGCTATTCTGATTGATCTTGACCCCAGAACCAATACGGACGAGCGGATACAACCTCAAGGCGAGATAAAGCCTTTCATAGTGGGCAGAAACGAACAGCAAACTACGTCCATCGGGGACAACCTTCAGCCGTTCGAAGAAAAtgcattgaaggagttattaaAAGGCAACAACGACCTGTTCGCCTGGAGCGCATCGGATATGCCCGGAATCCATCCCAACGTCATTGCACATAAACTGTCCATATTCCGAGAGGCCCGACCGGTGTCGCAAAAGAAACAGAGGTTTGGTGATGAAAAGCGGACGACCATTCGAGGTGAAGTAGATAAGCTCCTCAAAGCGGGGTTTATACGAGAATTGACCTACACTACATGGCTATCTAATGTAGTCATGGTAAAAAAGGCAAATGGACAATGGAGAATGTGTGTGGACTTCACTGATCTTAATAAAGCATGCCCTAAGGAATCTTATCCTCTCCCCAATGTTGATCGGTTGGTAGACGGCTTCCGGACACACCGTTCTAAGTTTTTTGGATGCCTACTCGGGGTATAATCAGATCCCGATGTACGCCCCGGATCGAGAAAAGGCGGCCTTTATCACAGAGCAGGCCAATTACTGCTATGAGGTCATGCCGTTCGATCTCAAGAATGCGGGTGCCACTTATCAACGCCTAATGGATAAAATCTTCCATAATCAGATAGGTCGTTGCATGGAAGTATATGTTGACGATATGGTAATCCGAAGTCACACACATCAACAACACCTCAAAGATTTAGAAGAAGTCTTTCAACAACTCAGACACTACAACATGTGTCTAAACCCCAGCAAATGCACTTTCGGGGTGTCCGCCAGAAAATTCTTGGGTTTCATGTTAACCTATCGAGGAATAGAAGCAAATCCAGACAAATGTCGGGCGATATTAGAGATGAAGAGTCCCACTAAGTTGAAGGATCTCCAATGCTTACTCGGACGTCTCACAGCCCTATCACGATTCATACCGAGACTTTCTGATCATAACCTATCttgaagaatatgaaaaagGATGTACCTCGGCACTAGGATAACGATTGCGAAGAGGCCTTCTCTAAAGTAAAAAGCATTCTGACCAGTCCACCTATCATGGCTCGTCCAACTAAGGGGTTCGAGTTACAACTCTACTTGGCTGCATCCAACCACTCGGTAAGTGCAGCTCTCATCCAGGAAAGTCCTGACTTTAAGCTGATATATTTCACTAGCCGAACCTTGCAAGGAGCAGAGGAAAGATATTCTCAGGTGGAAAAGGTGGCGCTAGCCTTGCTGACAGCAGCGCGACGACTCCGACCGTATTTTCAAAGTCATCGGATACTCATCCGGACAAACCATCCGATCGCTAAGATTCTCAGGAGGCCTGACTTGGCGGGGAGGATTGTAGCCTGAGCGATTGAGCTATCTGAATTCGGCCTACGATATGAACCACAAGGTTCCGTTAAAGGCCAACAACTGGCTGATTTCGCAGCTGAAATCTACCGTCCGGAGGAACCCAACATTTGGCATCTAAATGTAGATGGATCTTCAGacagaagaggaggaggagtcGGCATTGTGCTCGAAGGACCGGACGACCTACTGGTCGAACAGGCGGTCAGCTTTAACTTCCAACTTAACAATAACCAGGCAGAATATGAAGCTCTCATTAGCGGATTATTGCTGGCCAAAGACTTGGAAGTCAGTCATCTGGAATGCAGAATGAATTCTCAACTAGTTGTTGGACAGCTCAATGGAACTTTCCAGGTCAAGGACGATCACTTGCTATGCTATTATCACAAGGTTAGTGatttaatcaaatcatttaCCAGTTTTTCTGTGACCCACATACCCAGGGCACAAAATTCCTGGGCGGATCTGTTGTCGAAGTTAACCCACTACCGCGAGAAGTCACAACTCTCTTCGGTGATCAAAACCACACTGCATAAGCCGTTGTTGGAAGCATATACCACTAACGTAGCTGCACCACGAACTGATTGGCGGCAAGACATAATTTAACTGATGGTCCAACAAGAACAGGGCAGACGGGTCAGTATCACTGATTCTAAACGAATCGCCCATTACATGTTCGTAGGTGATGATTTATACCGGCGAGGTTATACTACCCGTTGCTGAAATGTCTGTCCGATGAAGAAGCCAAGTATGTCATGCAAGAATTACATCATGGCGTTTGTGGTTCACATTCAGGAAAAAGGATGTTGAGGGCCAAGATCCTACGAGCCGGTTTTTACTGGCCCTCTATGGAGCAAGACTGTGCGACATTCGTACAGAAGTGTATCTCCTGCCAGTCTCACGGACATAATTTACGAATTCTTCCTTCTGAACTACATGAAATCATCTCCCCGTGGCCCTTCACACAGTAAGGGATGGATATAGCCGGACCACTACCGGACGGCAAAGCACAATGCAAATACTTCTTGGTAGCGATCGATTACTTCACCAAATGGATTGAAGCAGAGGCACTCGCAATTATAAGTGCTCAAAAGGTACAAAGCTTTATCTGGCGCCTGATTTACAGGTTTGGGTTACCACACAAAATCGTAACCAATAACGGTCAACAATTTATTGAACGGAAACTAGAGGATTTCCTCAAAGGCCTAGGCATTAAACATGTCACAAGCTCAGTTGAACATCCGCAAACAAACGGGCAGGCTGAGGCGGCCAACAAAGCCATTATTTCCGAGTTAAAGAAGAGACTGGGGCGTGCTAAAGGATTGTGGGTCGCAGAGTTGCCTGAAGTGCTTTGGGCGTACAGGTGCACACAGCACGGTTCAACGGGCAAAACTCCCTTCAACCTCACTTATGGCACAGACGCAATGCTTCCGATCGAGGTTGGCGAACCGACTATATGACGAGAGATGAAAGATATGAACCTCAATGAAAATCAGCTGAGGATTAACCTGGACACTCTACCCGAAAGGCGTGAAGTGGCCATGATACGAAATACAGCTCAGAAACGACTACTTGTGCGGCGATTCAACACGAAGGTCAAACCACGAAGCTTTACCGCAGGTGACCTTGTTTGGCGAAAGAGAGGCGAAGCTCACAAAGAAAAAGCGTACGACAAGCTATCAGACAATTGGGAAGGACCCTTCCGCATCATAGAAGATTTGAAGAATGGTGCATACCGGTTAGAGTATTTGGACGGAAAGGCCATTCCTAACACATGGAATGCCACACATTTAAAGTTCTACTATAGTTAGAATTTCAGATTTACTGCATTCTTCATTTGATTCAAAACTTTTGTTAACTTTGTTTCAATGAAATTACTCAGTTTATGATCCGTTCAGCAATTTATTCTTATTCAAAAGATTNNNNNNNNNNNNNNNNNNNNNNNNNNNNNNNNNNNNNNNNNNNNNNNNNNNNNNNNNNNNNNNNNNNNNNNNNNNNNNNNNNNNNNNNNNNNNNNNNNNNNNNNNNNNNNNNNNNNNNNNNNNNNNNNNNNNNNNNNNNNNNNNNNNNNNNNNNNNNNNNNNNNNNNNNNNNNNNNNNNNNNNNNNNNNNNNNNNNNNNNNNNNNNNNNNNNNNNNNNNNNNNNNNNNNNNNNNNNNNNNNNNNNNNNNNNNNNNNNNNNNNNNNNNNNNNNNNNNNNNNNNNNNNNNNNNNNNNNNNNNNNNNNNNNNNNNNNNNNNNNNNNNNNNNNNNNNNNNNNNNNNNNNNNNNNNNNNNNNNNNNNNNNNNNNTCTGAATACccaaaggcagcacttgccttccggactaaacgtccgaatGGACTAAATGTTTGAACACCCAAAGGCAGCACTTcccttccggactaaacgtctGAATGGGCTAGGTGTCCAAATTTTTTAAGGCAGCGCTTGCCTTACAGATTACCATAACTGAACTAAATGTTCGAGTAACATGAAAAAATTTGCAGGCCCTTTTGGCTCATTGTGACTCAAACATCAAGGGGCCACCGGGAACGGACGCCCAAATAACGCAAAGAAGCACAGAACGCCGAAATCGAGCGCTTCTGCATAAACAAGTGAGTCTACGTTAACCTATTTCTATATTTACTATGTTACCTTATTCTAAGGTAAAATTCCACTAAGAAAGTTCTAAGTGAAGTCAACCCCTGGTTACGCCAAAATGGCGAAGGGTAAAACGCATCTAATATAAGAGGATTTGACATGTAACCTAAGGCCGAAAGCCTTCAATCATACATAATGGCATAGCACAGTAATACAATAGTATGCATGGCCGAAAGCCTTAGACTTATGTTTTCCAATTCGAAAATGGTCAAATaccagaaattaaaattgttgtgAACAAGAAGTAACAACAAGCAAAATTAAAAGAGTTCTAAAGTCATCAACAGAACAAAGGAAATTCGACTAGAGCTTAATGCCCTAAGCTTTTCCAGGGTTAGCTTCTTCAGTAGGGGCTTTCTCGGGAGCGGGTACTtcgccgacgtctatagtgtcGCGACCAGCTTCTTCCAACTGGTCAACAGATTGATCAGCAGGTGGCGAATCATCgtcctcctcatcatcatcatctggGTAGGTCCCAGCAGGAACTTCCTTAGACGAGATCATTTTTCCGTCAAGAATATCTTTATCCACGTTAAGAGGGAGGCTTTCCAGGGGATGGTCAAGTAGAAAGGCAGTTTGCCTCATAGCCTTCTTGAAACCGCGAGTGTGCTCCAAGATAATTACTTCCGCCATTTGCTTTTCTTTGGCTTTGGAAGCCATCAAGGAACTCCTCAAGGTGTTCCTTTCTATGGTCAGCTCATCTATAGCCTTACGGGCGGCTACAAGGTCAAGGGCTTGTTGATCATTCTCCTTCTTAGCGGCTTGTAGGGATTTCTTTATCTCTTCAAAGAGAATGCGACCCTCATTAATTGTCTTTTGGGCTACCTCGTATTTCGGTCCACATTCAGAATGGATAAGAGTAAGGTCCAACAGCTGTTTTTGCAAACTTTCGAGATCGACCTTCTCCTTATCGGTTGTATGAACTAATTGCCATGTAGAGGCAATAGCGCGAGCGCAAAGCTCCAAGAAGTTCTGGGTTAGTTGCTGACGGGAAGTACCTTCCAGCACCTTCTTCTCGGCCGGAT
This genomic stretch from Vigna radiata var. radiata cultivar VC1973A chromosome 7, Vradiata_ver6, whole genome shotgun sequence harbors:
- the LOC106766030 gene encoding uncharacterized protein LOC106766030; this encodes MVNVNPRYDRYAHLTAPREKVLERALQSNLIFQRRKFPPKNVDATQICRFHNSGGHTTEGCQTLKDEIEKLIRAGHLREFVKEDSGRAGHSPRKTRKNPEHAKRKGNHSRDHSRSPPSHKSRSRPREREPIVKGRIDTISSGFAGGGASSSTRKRHLRSLRSVHSVIRNPASMPDITFTNRDFHAPDPDQDDPMVITARIAQYDVSKVLVDQGSSVNILYWTTFRRMEISEDMIAPFNEQIVGFVGERVDTRGYIDLRTHLGSDDDGKELRVRFLLVEANTSYNALLGRPCLNVFGVIVSTPHLAMKFPTDKGNICTVWADQKTARQCYVAGLKITPYKK
- the LOC106766031 gene encoding uncharacterized protein LOC106766031; this encodes MRSLMPDQPPPQVEKFDGTTNPDHHLRNFIDFMDFYTQSDPVKCWAFSLPLRGEALEWYYTLPPNSVDNFRTLMGMFKKQYSTNRYEEVTAAELVNLRQGKDETLRAFMHRYNHAARRIKGDSPEFIISSLPNCLKAGFVSKSLYAELPSTLDELQQKMAKFIKMEDQRIFRKQQHEEHPVNGNKKEGKRRVDNARDQKPPANLNTRYDRYAHLTVPREKVLERALQSNLIFQRRKFPPKNVDLSQICRFHNSGGHTTEGCQTLKDELEKLIRAGHLREFVKEESARAGHSPRKTRRSPEHAKQKGNHSRDRSRSPPRHRSRS